A section of the Chloroflexota bacterium genome encodes:
- a CDS encoding IS1380 family transposase, translating to MGSVSRGIDRIEVTFDEPNLVANAGLLLVATLVVRLCLEALINDLVDLSGRVGGALPGRKVLTLVHAIVAGGSHIDHADVLRSGATQAVLPHRVMAPSTLGTFLRSFSFGHVRQLDAVFAETLRRAWSLGAGPGSDRLVVDLDSTICEVCGKTKHGAGYGYTKKLGYHPLLATRAGTGELLHVRMRKGSANTQRGTKRFVEELVARLRRAGATGDLVMRFDSGFWSNTTIATLSRLGVGYTMGVRMVKSVVTAVSAIEEEAWTPIDYTCDGIAEVAECVYKGRRLVVRRTRLIGRQATLWPEWRHFAFLTDQGGTAVEADAFHRSHATVELAIKDLKEGAGMEHVPSGNFSANAAWLVCAALAHDLIRWSAMLGEITPKDHLTVARTVRTRFLSIPARLVSPGGRPTLRAPLEWPWAKAFERALELLRALPPVPV from the coding sequence GTGGGATCAGTATCGCGCGGAATCGATCGCATCGAGGTGACCTTCGATGAGCCGAATCTGGTAGCCAACGCCGGGCTGTTGCTGGTGGCCACCCTGGTGGTCCGACTGTGTCTCGAAGCGCTGATCAACGACTTGGTCGACCTGTCGGGACGAGTGGGCGGAGCCCTCCCCGGGCGCAAGGTCCTGACCCTGGTCCACGCCATCGTGGCTGGCGGCAGCCACATCGATCACGCCGACGTGCTGCGATCCGGTGCCACCCAGGCGGTGTTGCCCCACCGGGTGATGGCCCCCTCCACCCTGGGCACGTTCCTCCGGTCGTTCTCCTTCGGCCATGTGCGCCAACTCGATGCGGTCTTCGCCGAGACACTGCGTCGGGCATGGTCCCTCGGTGCCGGACCCGGTTCGGACCGATTGGTCGTCGACCTCGACTCCACCATCTGTGAGGTGTGCGGCAAGACCAAGCACGGCGCCGGCTACGGCTACACGAAGAAGCTCGGCTACCACCCCCTCCTCGCCACCCGGGCCGGGACCGGTGAGCTCCTCCACGTCCGGATGCGCAAGGGCTCGGCCAACACCCAGCGGGGGACCAAGCGGTTCGTCGAAGAGCTTGTCGCCCGGCTCCGTCGGGCGGGGGCCACCGGCGACCTGGTCATGCGATTCGACTCGGGGTTCTGGTCGAATACCACCATTGCCACGCTCTCTCGACTGGGCGTCGGCTACACCATGGGGGTCCGGATGGTGAAGTCCGTGGTCACGGCGGTGTCCGCCATCGAGGAGGAGGCCTGGACCCCGATCGACTACACGTGTGACGGCATCGCCGAGGTGGCCGAGTGTGTCTACAAGGGACGCCGGCTCGTCGTGCGCCGCACCCGGCTGATCGGGCGGCAGGCGACACTGTGGCCCGAGTGGCGCCACTTCGCCTTCCTGACCGATCAGGGCGGCACCGCTGTCGAGGCCGACGCCTTCCATCGGTCCCACGCCACCGTGGAGTTGGCCATCAAGGACCTGAAGGAGGGTGCGGGCATGGAGCACGTTCCCTCGGGCAACTTCAGCGCCAATGCCGCTTGGCTGGTCTGTGCCGCCCTGGCCCACGACCTCATCCGCTGGAGCGCCATGCTCGGCGAGATCACTCCGAAGGACCACCTCACCGTGGCCCGCACGGTGCGCACCCGATTCCTGTCGATCCCCGCCCGGTTGGTCAGCCCCGGTGGCAGACCGACACTTCGGGCTCCACTCGAGTGGCCATGGGCCAAAGCCTTCGAACGGGCACTCGAACTTCTCCGCGCCCTTCCACCCGTCCCGGTGTAG